The nucleotide window CATGATGAGAAAAATGGCTACTCTGCACCCACAATGTCACTAATCGACAATACTGTTTTTCTTCACGCAGTTTTTCTGCTGCACGTTCGGCAAACGCACATACCGATTGGCGAACTAACTCGTAGTCCATGACTTTATGGCCAAACGAACGAGAGCAAATGATTTGTTGCTTGGCAGGCGCGATTTCTTCCAGCTGAAGACAGGATTCCCCGTTGAGCTCCCGCACCGTTCGCTCTAAAACGACGGAATACAGTTTACGCGCCTGGGACGTTGGCAGCCGACTTAAATCCAAGGCAGTTTCAATCCCACTTTGATTTAAGCGCTTTGCCAGTTTTCGTCCTATCCCCCAAACCTGACCCACTGGCACGAGCGCCATGAGTTTTTTTTGACGGCTGGGCGAACTTAAATCAACAACACCCCCTGTTTTTTTCCATGTTTTGGCGGCGTGATTCGCCAACTTAGCTAACGTTTTGGTACTGGATATCCCCACTCCCACAGGCAAGTGAGCACACCGGAATACATCCTCTTTTAATTTATGGCCAAGTTCATGCCAGGAATACAACGCATCCATGCCTGTCAGGTTACAAAAACTCTCGTCAATACTGTAAACCTCAATTTGAGGCACGATTTGAGCAACCACCGCCATAAATCGGTTACTAAAATCGGCATATAGCGGGTAATTCGAAGAAAAAACAACTACTTGCTTTTGTTTGATTATCGACTTTATTTCAAAATAAGGGGCTCCCATACGGATATAGGGTTTCGCTTCAGCTGAACGCGCAATGACGCACCCATCGTTATTCGAAAGGCAAATAATTGGCTTTCCTTTTAAATCGGGCCTAAAGACAGATTCACAGGAGGTGTACATAGAATTGACATCGATGAGCGCAAACATGTCTTTCACCGACAGGTATGCACGGCATAACGAACGACGCCGAAAATTTGCACTTCCGTATCGTCATTGATGGGAGTAGCGGGAAATTGGCTGTTAGCGGGAATAAGCGCTTTAGTTGGTGTGATTTGCAGGTACTTACAGGTGAATTCGCCATCGTATTCTGCGACC belongs to Providencia sp. R33 and includes:
- the umuC gene encoding translesion error-prone DNA polymerase V subunit UmuC, which translates into the protein MFALIDVNSMYTSCESVFRPDLKGKPIICLSNNDGCVIARSAEAKPYIRMGAPYFEIKSIIKQKQVVVFSSNYPLYADFSNRFMAVVAQIVPQIEVYSIDESFCNLTGMDALYSWHELGHKLKEDVFRCAHLPVGVGISSTKTLAKLANHAAKTWKKTGGVVDLSSPSRQKKLMALVPVGQVWGIGRKLAKRLNQSGIETALDLSRLPTSQARKLYSVVLERTVRELNGESCLQLEEIAPAKQQIICSRSFGHKVMDYELVRQSVCAFAERAAEKLREEKQYCRLVTLWVQSSHFSHHEPHYYRQETQALIYPTQDTREIIQAAITLFERLWLPNVKYSKSGILLSEFSPSGQVQLNLFESGHAFRKSGELMRTIDQINHVKGAIWFAGQGIQAQSALWKMKQQFLSPRWTTKFSDIPIAKC